One window from the genome of Cryptococcus tetragattii IND107 chromosome 2, whole genome shotgun sequence encodes:
- a CDS encoding structure-specific endonuclease subunit SLX1 produces the protein MSGNAEETANKKTRSTLLDGNHVFPAFYACYLLRSKASANSNRTYVGSTPDPPRRLRQHNGELTQGAWSTSRHRPWEMQMIVYGFPSKLSALQFEWAWQKPELSRHLKIRGEDEEYHRIFTKDAKRNWVERKVCVAYALLSLPPFNRLPLHVLALQTVASAVTIILDLGGVSGTSGQRRESTKGVLSREGPIDVKDGEFRQGYGVWGKWLEIRKRIVSGQNLCCHLCQETITFNDHLTFSICPLTESRECFCITHLTCLAKHFLSETPIENRRGPSQLRLLPYQGVCPNCRRTVEWGQQIRACFARKGQVETAEKADRKIKKRDIKTKNGDQITGTVVEPESRVCATAVRASASLFNTSATSADPSMPVRPMECKDVDGESFCHSTHTDDSDGAISAYSVEDESEGKPEWEIFEAEMMALS, from the exons ATGTCCGGCAACGCAGAAGAGACGGCCAATAAGAAAACAAGGTCGACACTGCTCGATGGCAATCACGTTTTCCCCGCCTTTTATGCTTGCTATTTGTTGAGGTCCAAGGCTTCTGCTAACTCCAATCGAACCTAC GTTGGGTCCACACCAGATCCGCCAAGGAGACTTAGGCAGCACAATGGAGAGCTCACGCAGGGAGCTTGGTCGACATCCCGTCATCGCCCATGG GAGATGCAAATGATCGTATACGG GTTCCCGAGTAAACTGTCGGCCCTTCAG TTTGAATGGGCATGGCAAAAGCCAGAACTCTCTAGGCATCTCAAAATTCgcggagaggatgaagaataCCATCGCATCTTCACTAAAGATGCAAAGCGCAACTGGGTCGAACGTAAAGTTTG CGTCGCATATGCTCTACTCTCTTTACCGCCATTCAATCGGCTACCCCTTCAT GTCTTAGCGCT CCAAACTGTAGCGTCCGCTGTAACTATAATACTTGATCTTGGAGGTGTTTCAGGGACATCGGGtcagaggagagagagtaCAAAAGGTGTTCTGAGCCGCGAAGGTCCCATTGACGTGAAAGACGGCGAGTTCAGGCAAGGATACGGAGTATGGGGGAAATGGCTAGAGATAAGAAAGCGTATCGTGTCAGGGCAGAATCTATGTTGCCATCTCTGTCAAGAGACCATAACTTTTAAT GATCACTTGACATTCTCAATATGTCCACTTACTGAATCCCGAGAGTGTTTTTGCATAACACATCTCACTTGTCTGGCAAAACATTTCCTCAGTGAGACACCAATCGAAAATCGCAGGGGGCCTTCGCAGCTCAGATTACTACCTTATCAAGGTGTATGTCCCAACTGTAGGAGAACAGTGGAGTGGGGCCAACAAATCCGAGCATGTTTCGCGCGCAAGGGGCAGGTCGAGACAGCAGAGAAAGCAGATAGGAAGATCAAAAAGCGAGACATTAAAACGAAAAACGGTGATCAAATCACGGGAACAGTCGTAGAGCCCGAGTCCAGAGTCTGTGCCACAGCGGTGCGCGCAAGCGCTAGTTTGTTTAACACTTCTGCCACTTCAGCCGATCCATCCATGCCTGTCAGACCAATGGAGTGCAAGGACGTCGATGGCGAAAGTTTCTGTCATTCTACGCATACAGACGATAGTGATGGCGCTATCTCAGCATATTcagtggaggatgaaagcgAAGGCAAACCAGAATGGGAAATTTTCGAGGCAGAGATGATGGCCCTTTCATAG
- a CDS encoding diphthamide biosynthesis protein 3: MPNYYDELEIEDFAWDPVARVFHYPCPCGDRFEISKGQLRDGEEIAICPSCSLIVRVIYDYLDWEDYVTTDDEDDGGSVDTPLSNTSPDPANPVILGSAEVDGQSKAALSAALPQQEKCTSLSDRLAELQVESGQGNDIVQDQKREGGSDVRDDK, translated from the exons ATGCCCAATTACTACGACGAACTTGAGATCGAAGACTTCGCCTGGGATCCAGTCGCTCGGGTATTCCACTATCCGTGTCCTTGTGGTGACCGTTTCGAGATATCCAAAGGTCAACttcgagatggagaggaaatCGCCATCTGCCCCAGTTGTAGTTTGATCGTTAGGGTGATCTACGACTAT CTTGATTGGGAGGACTACGTCACGAcagacgatgaggatgatggtggttCTGTGGATACCCCTCTTTCCAACACATCCCCTGACCCAGCAAATCCGGTTATTTTGGGATCGGCCGAAGTTGATGGGCAGTCTAAAGCAGCTTTGAGTGCTGCCTTACCGCAACAGGAAAAGTGCACTTCGTTGAGCGATAGACTAGCGGAATTGCAGGTTGAAAGTGGGCAAGGAAATGACATAGTTCAAGAtcagaagagggaaggtgGTTCTGATGTTCGCGATGACAAATAG
- a CDS encoding 1,4-alpha-glucan-branching enzyme, with amino-acid sequence MAATSVSDGTGVLKIDPWLEPFSGALRERYAAYQKQRAIIEEHEGGLAEFSKGYKSMGFQVDKNGGVRYREWAPNATEARLIGEFNNWSHTANPMTKSSFGVWECYVPPVTPGVCPIPHDSMVKISMTIPGGQSIDRIPTWITRVTQDLNISPVYDGRFWNPPKNQQYQFKHGHSTRPVEGLKIYEAHVGISSPNMRVTTYKEFEVDVLPKIKELGYNCIQMMAIMEHAYYASFGYQVTNFFAASSRYGTPEELKSLVDKAHEMGLTVLLDVVHSHASKNILDGINMYDGSDHLYFHEGGRGRHDQWDSRLFNYGHHEVLRFLLSNLRFWMDVYMFDGFRFDGVTSMMYKHHGIGTGFSGGYHEYFGDSVDLEAMVYLMLANAMLHENYPHVVTIAEDVSGMPTLCRPVSEGGVGFDYRLSMAIPDMWIKLLKEYTDDQWEMGHIVHQLTNRRHLEKSVAYAESHDQALVGDKTLAFWLMDKEMYDFMSDLTPLTPIIDRGLALHKMIRFIVHTLGGEAYLNFEGNEFGHPEWMDFPREGNGNSFAHARRQFNLVDDKLLRYKYLYEFDVAMNWLEDKYKWLNAPQAYVSLKHEGDKVIVFERAGLLFIFNFHPTQSFTDYRVGVDTAGEYKVILTSDETRFGGHNRIDMGGRYFTTPMEWHGRKNWLQVYTPSRTVLVLGL; translated from the exons ATGGCAGCTACTTCAGTATCAGACG GCACTGGCGTGCTGAAGATCGATCCTTG GCTGGAACCGTTTTCTGGCGCCCTCCGTGAACGATATGCCGCTTATCAAAAGCAACGTGCCATTATTGAAGAGCACGAAGGCGGTCTCGCCGAATTCTCAAAGGGTTATAAGTCTATGGGTTTTCAGGTCGATAAGAATGGAGGTGTAAGGTATCGAGAATGGGCCCCTAATGCGACAGAAGCGAGACTCATTGGCGAATTCA ACAACTGGTCCCATACGGCTAATCCTATGACAAAGTCTTCTTTCGGCGTATGGGAATGTTATGTGCCTCCTGTTACACCCGGCGTTTGCCCGATTCCCCATGATTCCATGGTCAAAATATCAATGACAATCCCAGGAGGTCAATCTATTGACAGAATTCCTACCTGGATTACTCGGGTCACTCAAGATCTTAACATATCTCCTGTATATGACGGTCGCTTCTGGAACCCACCAAAAAATCAGCAGTATCAATTCAAACATGGCCATTCTACCCGGCCGGTAGAGGGATTGAAAATCTATGAGGCCCATG TGGGGATTTCTAGCCCCAATATGAGAGTTACCACATACAAAGAGTTCGAGGTGGATGTCCTGCCGAAGATAAAAGAACTTGGCTATAATTGTATTCAGAT GATGGCCATTATGGAGCACGCATACTACGCCT CATTCGGCTATCAAGTCACCAATTTCTTCGCTGCTTCGTCTCGCTATG GTACACCGGAAGAACTGAAATCCCTTGTTGACAAGGCTCACGAAATGGGTCTAACTGTACTTCTTGATGTGGTCCATTCCCATGCTAGTAAAAACATACTTGATGG TATCAATATGTATGATGGTTCTGACCACCTTTACTTCCATGAAGGTGGCAGAGGCAGACACGATCAATGGGATTCTCGCCTTTTCAATTACGGCCACCATGAAGTGCTCCGCTTTTTGCTTTCTAACCTCCGATTCTGGATGGACGTATACATGTTTGATGGCTTCAGGTTCGATGGTGTCACCAGCATGATGTACAAGCATCATGGTATTGGTACAGGTTTCTCAG GAGGATATCATGAATACTTCGGCGATTCTGTGGATCTTGAAGCCATGGTATATCTCATGCTG GCAAACGCCATGCTGCACGAGAATTATCCTCATGTTGTCACTATAGCAGAGGACGTCTCTGGGATGCCCACGCTTTGCCGTCCAGTTTCAGAGGGTGGTGTTGGATTTGATTATCGACTTTCCATGGCCATCCCTGACATGTGGatcaagcttctcaaaGAATACACGGATGACCAGTGGGAGATGGGCCACATTGTCCACCAGCTTACTAATCGAAGAcacttggagaagagtgttGCATACGCTGAAAGTCATGATCAAGCTTTGGTCGGGGACAAGACTTTAGCCTTCTGGTTGATGGATAAGGAGATGT ATGACTTTATGTCTGATCTTACCCCTTTGACTCCGATTATCGACAGGGGCTTAGCTCTTCATAAAATGATAAG ATTTATTGTCCACACACTTGGAGGAGAGGCGTATCTCAATTTTGAAGGGAATGAGTTCGGACATCCTGA ATGGATGGATTTCCCACGAGAGGGCAACGGCAACTCTTTTGCCCATGCTCGTCGCCAGTTCAACCTTGTGGATGACAAGTTGCTGCGTTACAAATATCTCTATGAGTTTGACGTGGCTATGAACTGGCTGGAAGACAAGTACAAGTGGCTTAACGCCCCTCAA GCTTATGTTTCCCTTAAACATGAAGGAGACAAGGTGATTGTGTTTGAAAGAGCCGGTCTGCTGTTCATTTTCAACT TCCATCCGACACAATCATTCACCGACTACCGAGTTGGCGTAGATACTGCAGGAGAGTACAAGGTCATCTTGACAAGTGACGAAACCAGATTTGGCGGACACAATCGCATTGATATGGGTGGGAGGTATTTCACAACACCCATGGAATGGCATGGGCGAAAGAACTGGCTTCAAGTCTACACGCCCTCGAGGACTGTCCTAGTCCTCGGGCTTTAG
- a CDS encoding WD repeat-containing protein JIP5 yields MLSVRCPINRVYCVNRNLVASGDDDGVIKLWDPRQADSIRTYSQHFDYISDFTYFDDKRQLVATSGDGHLSVIDIRSNKSTPLTVSEDQEDELLSIVPIKGGQKAIVGSGLGILSVWNRQLGWADSVDRIPGHPASIDAIVALTPDIIATGSEDGMIRVIQVLPHKFLGVVATHEEFPVERIRLDRNNKWLGSVSHDECLKLTDVEDLFEDSDEDDDMEEDEPDSDEEKSKKKKKDNGMKDMSRSQADDDGSFFADL; encoded by the exons ATGCTGAGTGTTAGGTGCCCTATCAATCGAGTATACTGCGTCAACCGTAACCTTGTTGCGTCCGGCGACGACGACGGCGTGATTAAA CTATGGGATCCCAGGCAAGCAGACTCTATCCGGACGTATTCCCAGCACTTTGATTACATTTCCGATTTCACATATTTTGATGACAAAAGGCAGCTAGTTGCGACATC GGGTGACGGTCATTTATCTGTGATTGATATTCGCTCAAACAAGTCTACGCCTTTGACAGTCTCtgaagatcaagaggaCGAGCTCTTGTCAATCGTCCCTATAAAAGGGGGTCAAAAGGCGATTGTAGGATCCGGTTTGGGCATTCTGTCCGTTTGGAACCGTCAATTGGGTTGGGCCGACT CTGTCGATCGAATACCAGGACATCCCGCTTCGATTGATGCTATAGTAGCTCTTACACCTGATATCATCGCCACAGGGTCCGAAGACGGTATGATTCGAGTCATCCAAGTGCTACCTCATAAATTTT TGGGTGTGGTCGCTACTCACGAAGAGTTTCCAGTCGAGCGTATCCGACTAGACCGCAATAATAAGTGGCTTGGCAGCGTCAGTCACGATGAATGCTTGAAGCTCACGGATGTGGAAGACCTGTTCGAAGACagtgatgaggacgatgacatggaagaagatgaaccaGATTcggacgaggagaagagtaaaaagaagaagaaagacaatgggatgaaggataTGAGTAGGAGTCAAGCggacgatgatggtagTTTCTTTGCAGACttatga